In one window of Tellurirhabdus rosea DNA:
- a CDS encoding O-antigen ligase family protein, which yields MHTLSERHPTLWTALLALVSIGTALLAGRYIAGAGMEGVGLLIALPIVLTIVCTIVARPRVGVSLLYHLSFTLFAIGRILYTNIPIGLSIDGVMLLTLIGALFNKKKNIGVFQSAVFFATAIWFVFTVFELFNPEARSKQAWFFAARGVSIYMIQIVVIGLLLITERKDLYRFVNTWMAYSAFAALWAFKQQYIGLTTNEQRWMDEGGAQTHILFGNLRSFSIYSDAGQYGAAAAHASLFAMILAVETKNNLHRLKYIFIAVTSFWGYALAGSRGPLIVFAGGMMAYLLLRRNLAVIAVGMVLAAGAYGFLKFTYIAQGNYQVQRMRSALDPNDPSLQVRLANQKKLSGYMDSRPIGAGIGSGGEWGRRFSPGTFLAETALDSWYVKIWVETGVVGLSIHILTLLMIAAAGYRNIIRLRDPVLASTMRGLFSGYIGILLASYGNQILGQTPTSTVMYITIATFHLCSRFDTKEESETAEEDEQAA from the coding sequence ATGCACACACTGTCTGAACGTCATCCGACTCTCTGGACCGCTCTGCTGGCTCTGGTCTCCATCGGAACGGCCCTGCTTGCGGGCCGCTACATTGCCGGGGCCGGGATGGAAGGAGTCGGCCTGCTCATTGCGCTGCCCATTGTGCTGACCATCGTCTGCACGATTGTGGCCCGCCCGCGCGTTGGGGTCTCCTTGCTGTACCACCTGAGTTTCACGCTCTTTGCCATCGGGCGGATTCTGTACACGAACATTCCCATCGGTCTCTCCATCGACGGGGTGATGCTGCTTACGCTCATCGGGGCGCTTTTCAACAAAAAGAAAAACATCGGCGTCTTCCAGTCCGCCGTCTTTTTCGCGACGGCCATCTGGTTCGTCTTTACCGTTTTCGAGCTGTTCAATCCGGAGGCCCGCAGCAAGCAGGCCTGGTTCTTTGCCGCCCGCGGGGTTTCGATCTACATGATTCAGATCGTGGTGATCGGCCTGCTGCTGATTACCGAACGCAAGGACCTTTACCGTTTCGTCAATACCTGGATGGCCTATTCGGCTTTTGCGGCGCTATGGGCCTTCAAACAGCAGTACATCGGCCTGACAACCAACGAGCAGCGCTGGATGGACGAAGGGGGTGCCCAGACCCACATTCTGTTTGGCAACCTCCGCAGCTTTTCCATTTACAGCGATGCCGGGCAGTACGGCGCGGCGGCGGCGCACGCCTCGCTGTTTGCCATGATTCTGGCCGTCGAAACCAAGAACAATCTGCACCGGCTGAAGTACATTTTTATCGCGGTCACCAGTTTCTGGGGGTATGCGCTAGCCGGGTCGCGGGGACCGCTCATCGTTTTTGCGGGCGGAATGATGGCCTACCTGCTGCTGCGGCGAAATCTGGCGGTCATCGCCGTCGGGATGGTCCTGGCCGCCGGGGCGTACGGGTTTCTCAAATTCACCTACATCGCTCAGGGAAATTATCAGGTGCAGCGGATGCGGAGCGCCCTCGACCCCAACGACCCCTCTCTGCAGGTGCGGCTGGCCAATCAGAAAAAGCTCAGCGGCTACATGGACTCGCGTCCCATCGGGGCCGGTATTGGCTCGGGCGGGGAATGGGGCCGCCGCTTTTCGCCCGGAACGTTTCTGGCCGAGACCGCGCTGGACAGCTGGTACGTCAAAATCTGGGTGGAGACCGGCGTGGTTGGCCTCAGCATCCACATCCTGACGCTGCTCATGATCGCGGCGGCCGGGTACCGCAATATCATCCGGCTCCGGGACCCCGTTCTGGCCTCCACCATGCGGGGCCTCTTCAGCGGGTACATCGGGATTCTGCTGGCCAGTTACGGCAACCAGATCCTCGGACAGACCCCTACTTCAACGGTGATGTACATCACCATCGCCACCTTTCACCTGTGCAGCCGGTTTGATACGAAGGAGGAAAGCGAAACGGCCGAGGAAGACGAACAGGCCGCCTGA
- a CDS encoding GumC family protein — protein MPTVLAATVFHLTRDLPREFQTTATVATGLASNISISDERPDGGAINNTIEGMISMIKSREALTEVALRLMALHLLQDKPDDQIIGKKTFADLKILVKPELRALAVVPGSTEATYQNLHKLLDTPEGAPLKWLLYQSPSAYAVNNVLAGMGVKRVNSSDMLQFSFTANDAPICYQTLNILLVVFKQRHEKAKTAETGNVIQYYEEQTQTAYETLQKAENDLKNFGIDNKIINYGEESRYVSQSKENLTTNIQTEMVNMQVAKAALESIESKSADQKSIVRLNETLLGKRGELASAQMELTNLNTFEGTPEAIEKQQRRVNRITEEIKSLARSYYALNNTLDAIPQENLAQQWVNRMLEYEESAARVNVYQKRLKDFDGIYSHYAPLGTTLSRMERRIGLAEKDYLSSLSSLQAARLKQKNLEVTRPITLLDPPTYPSQAQASKQKMLTMSGFLAGVVLVLAVAFATEFLNSTIRTPERAEELTALPLGAAFPAVTKRTQRYELPYIEQCMLEQLRSAILIETTTVAPTSAYHLVTLFSTRRGQGRSWVGERISHQFAKAGQRVCYLYPFDPKKVNTPPSTAATTVPYYVSDDFSDTGWIGSLLENAGAPGPEVFDYIFLELPNLLDTAIPAHLAGQSHLSLLVTDATTQWVKADATLLNLYRKATRNKVFAVLNRVEPDWLRPLLGDIPKRAFHFYRKKKSRSEPAPSA, from the coding sequence ATGCCCACCGTTCTGGCCGCGACGGTCTTTCACCTGACCCGGGACCTGCCCCGCGAATTCCAGACGACGGCCACGGTTGCCACCGGACTCGCTTCCAACATTTCCATCAGCGACGAACGTCCGGACGGCGGCGCGATCAACAACACCATCGAGGGCATGATCTCGATGATCAAAAGCCGGGAAGCCCTGACCGAGGTTGCGCTGCGGCTGATGGCGCTGCACCTTCTTCAGGACAAACCCGACGACCAGATCATCGGGAAGAAGACGTTTGCTGACCTTAAAATCCTGGTTAAGCCCGAGTTGCGGGCGCTGGCGGTAGTGCCGGGCAGCACCGAAGCGACTTACCAGAATCTGCACAAGTTGCTCGACACGCCGGAGGGGGCGCCGCTGAAATGGCTCCTCTACCAGTCGCCGAGCGCCTATGCCGTCAACAATGTGCTGGCGGGCATGGGGGTCAAGCGGGTCAACAGCAGCGATATGCTGCAATTTTCGTTTACGGCCAACGACGCCCCGATCTGTTACCAGACGCTGAACATTCTGCTGGTAGTTTTTAAACAGCGGCACGAAAAAGCCAAAACGGCCGAAACCGGGAACGTCATCCAGTATTATGAGGAGCAGACGCAGACGGCCTACGAAACGTTACAAAAGGCTGAAAATGACCTGAAGAACTTCGGCATCGACAACAAGATCATCAACTACGGCGAGGAGTCGCGGTATGTTTCCCAGTCGAAGGAAAACCTCACCACCAACATTCAGACCGAAATGGTGAACATGCAGGTGGCCAAAGCGGCGCTGGAATCGATCGAAAGCAAATCGGCGGACCAGAAGTCCATCGTCCGGCTCAACGAGACCCTCCTCGGGAAACGGGGGGAACTCGCTTCGGCGCAAATGGAGCTGACCAACCTGAATACGTTTGAAGGAACACCGGAAGCCATTGAAAAACAGCAGCGTCGGGTCAACCGGATTACGGAAGAGATCAAATCCCTGGCCCGCTCGTATTACGCCCTCAACAACACCCTCGACGCCATTCCGCAGGAAAACCTCGCCCAGCAGTGGGTCAACCGGATGCTGGAATACGAGGAATCGGCCGCCCGGGTCAACGTGTACCAGAAGCGTCTGAAGGATTTCGACGGCATTTACAGCCATTATGCTCCGCTGGGAACAACCCTCAGCCGGATGGAACGCCGCATCGGTCTGGCCGAGAAAGATTACCTGAGCAGTCTGAGCAGCCTGCAGGCAGCCCGTCTCAAGCAGAAAAACCTGGAAGTAACCCGGCCCATCACGCTGCTGGACCCGCCGACCTATCCGTCTCAGGCCCAGGCGTCGAAGCAGAAAATGCTGACGATGTCGGGCTTCCTGGCCGGCGTCGTGCTCGTTCTGGCGGTTGCCTTCGCCACCGAGTTTCTGAACTCGACCATCCGGACGCCCGAGCGGGCGGAAGAACTGACCGCCCTTCCGCTGGGCGCGGCCTTCCCCGCCGTGACCAAACGGACGCAGCGGTACGAGCTGCCGTACATCGAGCAGTGTATGCTGGAACAGTTGCGCAGTGCCATCCTGATCGAAACGACCACGGTAGCTCCCACTTCGGCCTATCACCTCGTCACGCTCTTCAGCACGCGGCGGGGACAGGGCCGTTCGTGGGTGGGCGAACGCATCAGTCACCAGTTTGCCAAAGCCGGCCAGCGCGTGTGTTACCTCTACCCGTTCGATCCGAAAAAAGTCAATACGCCGCCGAGTACCGCCGCTACCACGGTGCCCTACTACGTTTCGGACGACTTTTCGGATACGGGCTGGATCGGGTCGCTGCTCGAAAACGCCGGGGCTCCGGGTCCCGAGGTGTTCGATTACATTTTCCTCGAACTGCCCAATCTGCTCGACACGGCCATTCCGGCGCACCTGGCCGGACAGTCGCACCTGTCCCTGCTCGTTACCGACGCGACCACCCAATGGGTCAAAGCCGACGCGACCTTGCTGAACCTGTACCGGAAAGCCACCCGCAACAAGGTCTTTGCCGTTCTGAACCGGGTCGAGCCCGACTGGCTGCGTCCGCTCCTGGGCGACATTCCGAAACGGGCCTTTCATTTTTACCGAAAAAAGAAATCAAGGTCTGAGCCGGCGCCGTCCGCGTAG
- a CDS encoding TolC family protein: MLLSALTLAPASAAAPASADTLMLSLDRDLGDQLIPFERIFDLALHHSPLMKVEDATVESRILDIQASRVAILNQLSTSAGFNSGTATVLSVGNVANETFSLNNGYRYGVTFGISVGELLSRRRKIQTAKIEHRLSVIHRDQAKQSFKRELSQAYQALLLSQKVLRLTIRDAQAALIAFRVAEISYQKGKTAPDEYASASKAYTSTQIEVEQKRSEFMTKLYDFEILTGVELPRLILN, translated from the coding sequence TTGCTCCTTTCGGCACTGACGCTTGCCCCGGCCAGCGCCGCGGCTCCGGCTTCTGCCGACACGCTGATGCTGAGTCTGGACCGCGACCTGGGCGACCAGCTTATTCCCTTCGAACGCATCTTTGATCTGGCCCTGCACCACTCGCCCCTCATGAAAGTGGAAGACGCGACGGTAGAAAGCCGGATTCTGGACATTCAGGCCTCGCGGGTTGCCATCCTGAATCAGCTGAGCACCTCCGCCGGCTTCAACAGCGGCACGGCCACCGTCCTCAGCGTGGGCAACGTGGCTAACGAAACTTTCTCGCTCAACAACGGCTACCGGTACGGGGTCACTTTCGGCATTTCGGTCGGGGAACTGCTGAGCCGCCGCCGGAAGATTCAAACCGCGAAGATCGAGCACCGGCTTTCCGTCATTCACCGGGACCAGGCCAAACAAAGCTTCAAGCGCGAACTTTCCCAGGCTTATCAGGCTCTGCTGCTGTCCCAGAAAGTGCTCCGCCTGACCATCCGCGACGCCCAGGCCGCCCTCATCGCCTTCCGGGTCGCCGAAATCAGTTATCAGAAAGGCAAAACCGCGCCCGACGAATACGCCTCGGCCAGCAAAGCCTACACCTCGACCCAGATCGAAGTCGAGCAGAAGCGCAGTGAATTCATGACCAAGCTGTATGACTTCGAAATTCTCACCGGCGTCGAATTGCCCCGTTTAATCCTGAACTAA
- a CDS encoding acyltransferase, whose protein sequence is MNALKAFLKESPRVKSFVHYLLLPSGQARPRRWVSWLINPFVHPRGNGSRVCGTVRLDVLPFQPFSIGRDSTIEDYSVINNGVGAVAIGDGVRVGISNVIIGPVTIGNDVITAQNVVISGLNHSYQDIHRPIRRQPVSVAPIVVGEGSWIGANAVVTAGVRIGRNAVVAAGSVVTKDVPPFCVVGGNPARIIKRYCEASGKWERATLART, encoded by the coding sequence ATGAACGCATTGAAAGCCTTCCTGAAAGAGAGTCCCCGGGTGAAATCATTTGTCCATTATCTGCTGCTTCCGAGCGGGCAGGCCCGGCCGCGGCGCTGGGTAAGCTGGCTGATTAATCCGTTTGTGCACCCCCGCGGCAACGGCAGTCGGGTCTGCGGCACGGTTCGGCTGGATGTGCTTCCGTTTCAGCCGTTTTCGATCGGCCGTGATTCGACCATCGAAGACTACAGCGTGATCAACAACGGCGTGGGAGCGGTGGCTATCGGGGACGGGGTCCGGGTAGGCATCAGCAACGTGATTATCGGGCCGGTGACGATTGGAAACGACGTAATTACGGCCCAGAACGTGGTTATTTCCGGCCTGAACCACTCGTATCAGGACATTCACCGGCCAATCCGGCGGCAGCCGGTTTCGGTAGCTCCGATTGTGGTCGGGGAGGGAAGCTGGATCGGGGCCAATGCGGTCGTTACGGCCGGAGTCCGCATCGGGAGAAATGCCGTCGTGGCGGCGGGCAGCGTAGTGACCAAAGACGTACCGCCGTTCTGCGTCGTGGGCGGCAATCCGGCCCGCATCATCAAGCGGTACTGCGAAGCAAGCGGAAAGTGGGAGCGGGCGACGCTCGCCAGAACCTAG